In Ctenopharyngodon idella isolate HZGC_01 chromosome 2, HZGC01, whole genome shotgun sequence, the following are encoded in one genomic region:
- the eif4g1a gene encoding eukaryotic translation initiation factor 4 gamma 1a isoform X4, translating into MNKPPQPITGPPAVPHPAQSPGLTQGAYPPGQPPSVVFPGPSPQMNTAPQPRQFAPGPRALHQQPYYANRPNMQGSAPRVPPSNTPRSVAPTHVYQPTSQVMMIPQQQLPFANSQGHTFFLHGQYRPPYMPPTQQYSVSSGTAGFYAGSSPAEYGTYDPSLAGRERRGGGGRGAGRENGRLSLHGAPLTSQRYPAAAYYPATQQYPASVPATPVMMNPAQQQPAPPPQQAPPQQSAPVKPRERKQIRIRDPNQGGRDITEEIMSGGRTTSTPTPPQTVGLEAGGPVQTNGESVPSVAVRADDQGKSLAPPAAVSTPPPSKTPEQAPAAPSAADSKPVSEVRPVSPLSKIPIPPAEEPALSPALPPSPSPSPSPSPPPANNPQPSEPQTSDSVDAPVLPDAPVQQKEPVDTSPLEEPTFTGVAKEEPEVAKEKELEPVAETEAVSDSSPAAITSIPVETSPAVANDGDDASGDPIPVTTATPVPEPVIDEPKEQPLLNGLPQDSAEAPDVKPESSTNPVAEQAVPQVQQSCLTAVKAPVEETEKEKVEEMPAPVAVCPVEETTMQAAVTTVPKKKKKIKDLNNKGFGDVLDAFKEPEEKKPAPEPEVAQKEPSPAPTPTPPAEELEETWEEKEDKLDTENIEPDASKPVEQKYQYKEEQWKPINPEEKKRYDREFLLGFQFISASMHKPEGLPHISDVVLDKANKTPLRPLDPRSLMNCGPDFTPSYANLGRQSSGGGGRGPHSSQSARRPQPGRGKDQINRNPKIITSVSIKDNVELNQAENAWTPSVKKQARSRGVEEEEDDAEAAKTQELFRRVRSVLNKLTPQMFQQLMKQVTELSIDTEERLKGVIDLIFEKAISEPNFSVAYANMCRCLMGLKVPTSDKPGVTVNFRKLLLNRCQKEFEKDKDDDVIFEQKQKELDASTEEEERQRLNEELVEAKDKARRRSLGNIKFIGELFKLKMLTEPIMHDCIVKLLKNHDEESLECLCRLLSTIGKDLDFEKAKPRMDQYFHQMEKIIKERKTSSRIRFMLQDVLDLRKNNWVPRRGDLGPKTIDQIHKEAELEEHREQIKVQQQLLSKKDSSQGRGGRGGPHSSGGRGSQTQDEGWNIVPISTKNRPIDTSRLSKITKPGDFSNQLLAPGGKGSWGSWGKGSSGGTGAKSTGEQDQGRPATSTLNRFSALQQSGQSSSSSSSLDSDRRVPQRNSSSRDRGDRDRNDRDRDRNDRDRDRFDRFDSRREDRDRGLDRPRQAITKRSFSRENEERRGGDSRGPPDSVRRVSSMTENRDRGSRERDRSKDTVKPVSAPVPPPPAPAKPAMSEEELDKKSKSIIEEYLHINDMKEAVQCVQELNSASLLFVFVRNGVESTLERSTIAREHVGLLFQKLVSARILLPEQYYKGLQEILEIADDMAIDIPHIWLYLAEIITPMLQEGGIPMGQLFSEVSKPLLPMGKAAILLVDILNLLCKGLSHKKAGAMWLEAGLRWKDFLPEDEDVNKFVTEQKMEFTLGEESEKPSKKELTAEELSKHLDRLLQEKANNQRIYDWVEANLDEQKMSSNQFVRALMTSVCQSAVICENPYKVDVEQINQRAKLLQKYLSDEMKELQALYALQALMVQMEQPANLLRMFFDALYDEDVIKEEAFYKWESSKDPAEQLGKGVALKSVTAFFTWLREAESESDNS; encoded by the exons ATCCCTCTCTGGCAGGGAGGGAGAGGCGGGGGGGTGGGGGGAGAGGTGCGGGCAGAGAGAACGGACGTCTCTCGCTGCACGGAGCTCCTCTCACCTCCCAGCGCTATCCTG CGGCTGCCTATTACCCTGCGACACAGCAGTACCCAGCGTCAGTCCCCGCCACGCCTGTCATGATGAATCCCGCTCAGCAGCAACCGGCTCCGCCTCCACAGCAAGCTCCGCCTCAGCAGTCGGCACCAGTCAAACCGAGAGAGCGCAAACAG ATCAGAATACGTGACCCCAACCAGGGAGGACGTGACATCACAGAGGAGATTATGTCTGGAGGGAGAACGACCTCCACACCCACTCCTCCGCAG ACTGTTGGTCTAGAGGCGGGAGGTCCTGTCCAGACCAATGGTGAAAGTGTTCCGTCTGTTGCTGTTAGAGCTG ATGATCAAGGAAAGTCCTTGGCTCCTCCTGCAGCTGTGTCCACCCCTCCTCCATCAAAGACACCAGAGCAAGCCCCCGCTGCACCTTCAGCCGCCGACTCTAAACCTGTGTCGGAGGTCAGACCTGTTTCACCTTTGAGCAAGATTCCCATTCCTCCAGCAGAGGAACCTGCGCTATCCCCCGCACTCCCACCTTCTCCTTCTCCTTCTccttctccttctcctcctcccgCAAACAATCCCCAACCTTCAGAGCCTCAAACTAGCGACAGTGTGGATGCTCCAGTGCTCCCTGATGCCCCTGTCCAACAGAAGGAGCCCGTGGACACTTCCCCTCTTGAGGAGCCAACTTTTACTGGGGTTGCAAAAGAGGAGCCCGAGGTAGCCAAGGAGAAAGAGTTAGAACCTGTAGCTGAAACAGAGGCCGTATCTGACTCTAGCCCGGCTGCCATCACCTCCATCCCCGTGGAGACTTCTCCTGCTGTAGCTAATGACGGTGATGATGCTTCTGGGGACCCCATCCCTGTAACCACGGCAACACCCGTTCCAGAACCGGTCATTGATGAGCCAAAGGAACAGCCTTTGCTTAACGGTTTGCCTCAGGATTCTGCAGAGGCTCCAGATGTGAAGCCAGAGAGCTCCACTAATCCAGTTGCTGAACAAGCAGTTCCTCAGGTCCAGCAGAGCTGCCTTACGGCTGTGAAAGCACCTGTGGAGGAAACAGAAAAGGAGAAAGTAGAGGAGATGCCCGCCCCTGTAGCAGTCTGCCCTGTTGAGGAAACGACTATGCAAG CTGCCGTGACAACAGTgccaaagaagaaaaagaagatcAAGGATCTGAATAACAAAGGTTTTGGAGATGTCCTAGATGCCTTCAAAGAG CCAGAGGAGAAAAAGCCTGCTCCTGAGCCAGAGGTTGCTCAGAAAGAACCCTCCCCGGCGCCAACCCCTACCCCACCAGCTGAAGAGTTGGAAGAAACATGGGAGGAGAAGGAGGACAAGCTGGACACAGAAAATATTGAGCCTGATGCGTCAAAACCTGTGGAACAGAAATATCAATATAAAGAAG AGCAATGGAAGCCCATCAACCCAGAAGAGAAGAAACGATATGATCGAGAGTTCCTGCTTGGCTTCCAGTTCATTAGTGCAAGCATGCACAAGCCAGAGGGTTTGCCGCACATCAGCGATGTTGTCTTGGACAAG GCAAATAAAACCCCTTTGCGGCCGCTGGATCCCAGGAGTCTGATGAACTGTGGGCCCGATTTCACACCTTCATATGCTAACTTAGGTAGACAGTCATCCGGAGGAGGAGGGCGAGGACCG cacTCTTCTCAGTCTGCACGACGCCCTCAGCCGGGTCGAGGCAAAGACCAAATCAATCGCAACCCCAAGATCATCACCAGCGTGTCTATTAAAGACAATGTGGAACTCAACCAGGCTGAGAACGCTTGGACGCCTTCGGTCAAGAAGCAAGCCCGAAGCCGTGGAgtagaggaggaggaagatgaCGCTGAGGCTGCAAAAACACAAGAGCTGTTCCGCCGCGTGCGCAGTGTCCTTAACAAGCTCACGCCGCAGATGTTCCAGCAACTGATGAAGCAGGTGACGGAGCTCAGCATAGACACAGAAGAGAGGCTCAAGGGTGTCATTGACCTCATCTTTGAGAAAGCCATCTCTGAACCCAACTTCTCTGTAGCTTATGCCAACATGTGCCGCTGCCTTATGGGG CTTAAAGTCCCCACTTCAGACAAACCGGGAGTCACTGTGAATTTCCGTAAACTACTGCTCAATCGTTGTCAAAAAGAGTTTGAAAAGGACAAGGATGATGACGTGATCTTTGAGCAAAAACAGAAGGAGCTGGATGCTTCCACGGAG gAAGAGGAGCGTCAGCGCCTAAATGAGGAGCTGGTAGAAGCCAAGGACAAGGCACGTAGGCGGTCGCTCGGAAATATCAAGTTCATCGGAGAGTTGTTCAAGCTGAAAATGCTGACAGAGCCCATCATGCATGACTGCATTGTCAAGCTCTTGAAGAACCATGATGAGGAGAGCTTAGAGTGCCTTTGCCGGCTGCTGTCCACCATTGGCAAAGACCTAGACTTTGAGAAGGCCAAG CCTCGTATGGATCAGTACTTCCACCAGATGGAGAAGATCATTAAAGAGAGGAAGACGTCTTCTAGAATCCGCTTCATGCTACAGGATGTATTAGACCTCCGAAAG AACAACTGGGTGCCCAGGAGAGGAGATCTGGGTCCCAAGACCATTGATCAGATCCACAAAGAAGCTGAGTTGGAAGAACACAGAGAGCAAATCAAAGTCCAACAACAGCTGCTTTCCAAGAAAGACTCTAGTCAGGGTCGAGGGGGCCGTGGTGGGCCGCACTCCTCTGGGGGCCGCGGTAGCCAGACCCAAGATGAGGGCTGGAACATTGTGCCTATTTCTACTAAGAACAGACCGATTGACACCAGCCGCCTCAGTAAAATTACTAAG CCTGGAGATTTCAGCAACCAGCTGCTGGCCCCAGGAGGAAAGGGTTCATGGGGTAGCTGGGGCAAAGGGAGCAGTGGAGGCACAGGAGCCAAGTCCACTGGAGAGCAAG ACCAGGGGAGACCTGCCACTAGCACACTCAACCGCTTCTCTGCATTGCAGCAGTCTGGACAATCTtcttcatcctcatcctcaCTTGACTCTGATCGTAGAGTGCCTCAAAG AAACAGCTCCAGTAGGGACCGTGGTGACAGAGATCGCAATGACCGAGACAGAGATCGCAATGACCGAGACAGAGATCGCTTTGACCGATTTGATAGCAGGCGGGAAGATCGGGACCGAGGCCTAGACAGACCCCGTCAGGCCATCACCAAACGCAGCTTCAGCCGTGAAAATGAAGAACGCAGAGGAGGTGACAGCCGCGGACCTCCGGATTCTGTACGCCGCGTGTCCAGCATGACAGAGAACCGCGACCGAGGCAGTCGTGAGCGCGATAGAAGCAAAGACACAG TGAAGCCTGTGTCGGCTCCTGTTCCACCACCTCCTGCTCCAGCCAAACCTGCCATGAGTGAGGAAGAGCTGGACAAGAAGTCCAAATCCATAATTGAAGAGTATCTCCACATCAATGACATGAAG GAGGCAGTGCAGTGTGTGCAGGAGCTGAACAGCGCCTCTCTTCTCTTCGTGTTTGTACGGAACGGTGTGGAGTCCACGCTGGAGCGCAGCACCATCGCTAGAGAGCATGTGGGCCTGTTGTTTCAGAAGCTTGTTAGTGCTAGAATACTACTACCTGAGCAGTACTACAAGGG ACTTCAGGAGATTCTGGAGATAGCAGATGATATGGCCATTGACATTCCTCACATTTGGCTCTACTTGGCTGAGATCATCACACCCATGTTGCAAGAGGGTGGCATTCCCATGGGCCAGCTTTTCAG TGAAGTGTCCAAACCTCTACTGCCAATGGGCAAAGCAGCAATCTTGCTTGTTGACATACTTAACCTTCTCTGCAAAGGGCTG AGTCACAAAAAGGCTGGAGCGATGTGGTTGGAGGCAGGACTCAGGTGGAAAGACTTTCTGCCTGAAGATGAGGATGTCAATAAGTTTGTTACAGAGCAG AAAATGGAGTTCACTCTGGGTGAGGAATCTGAGAAGCCCAGTAAGAAAGAACTGACTGCTGAGGAGCTGAGTAAACATTTGGACAGGTTGTTACAGGAAAAAGCCAACAACCAGAGGATCTATGACTGGGTagag GCCAACCTAGATGAGCAGAAGATGAGCTCCAATCAGTTTGTGCGGGCCTTGATGACATCTGTGTGTCAGTCTGCCGTTATAT GTGAGAACCCCTACAAGGTGGATGTAGAGCAGATTAACCAAAGGGCCAAGCTGCTGCAGAAGTACCTCTCTGATGAAATGAAGGAGCTGCAGGCACTCTACGCTCTCCAGGCTCTCATGGTGCAGATGGAGCAGCCGGCCA ATTTACTGCGTATGTTTTTCGACGCGCTGTACGATGAGGACGTGATCAAAGAGGAAGCCTTCTACAAATGGGAGTCCAGCAAAGACCCGGCGGAGCAGCTGGGAAAGGGTGTGGCCCTGAAGTCTGTCACTGCCTTCTTCACTTGGTTACGGGAGGCTGAGTCCGAATCTGACAACAGCTAA
- the eif4g1a gene encoding eukaryotic translation initiation factor 4 gamma 1a isoform X3: MNKPPQPITGPPAVPHPAQSPGLTQGAYPPGQPPSVVFPGPSPQMNTAPQPRQFAPGPRALHQQGGFRSLQPYYANRPNMQGSAPRVPPSNTPRSVAPTHVYQPTSQVMMIPQQQLPFANSQGHTFFLHGQYRPPYMPPTQQYSVSSGTAGFYAGSSPAEYGTYDPSLAGRERRGGGGRGAGRENGRLSLHGAPLTSQRYPAAAYYPATQQYPASVPATPVMMNPAQQQPAPPPQQAPPQQSAPVKPRERKQIRIRDPNQGGRDITEEIMSGGRTTSTPTPPQTVGLEAGGPVQTNGESVPSVAVRADDQGKSLAPPAAVSTPPPSKTPEQAPAAPSAADSKPVSEVRPVSPLSKIPIPPAEEPALSPALPPSPSPSPSPSPPPANNPQPSEPQTSDSVDAPVLPDAPVQQKEPVDTSPLEEPTFTGVAKEEPEVAKEKELEPVAETEAVSDSSPAAITSIPVETSPAVANDGDDASGDPIPVTTATPVPEPVIDEPKEQPLLNGLPQDSAEAPDVKPESSTNPVAEQAVPQVQQSCLTAVKAPVEETEKEKVEEMPAPVAVCPVEETTMQAAVTTVPKKKKKIKDLNNKGFGDVLDAFKEPEEKKPAPEPEVAQKEPSPAPTPTPPAEELEETWEEKEDKLDTENIEPDASKPVEQKYQYKEEQWKPINPEEKKRYDREFLLGFQFISASMHKPEGLPHISDVVLDKANKTPLRPLDPRSLMNCGPDFTPSYANLGRQSSGGGGRGPSARRPQPGRGKDQINRNPKIITSVSIKDNVELNQAENAWTPSVKKQARSRGVEEEEDDAEAAKTQELFRRVRSVLNKLTPQMFQQLMKQVTELSIDTEERLKGVIDLIFEKAISEPNFSVAYANMCRCLMGLKVPTSDKPGVTVNFRKLLLNRCQKEFEKDKDDDVIFEQKQKELDASTEEEERQRLNEELVEAKDKARRRSLGNIKFIGELFKLKMLTEPIMHDCIVKLLKNHDEESLECLCRLLSTIGKDLDFEKAKPRMDQYFHQMEKIIKERKTSSRIRFMLQDVLDLRKNNWVPRRGDLGPKTIDQIHKEAELEEHREQIKVQQQLLSKKDSSQGRGGRGGPHSSGGRGSQTQDEGWNIVPISTKNRPIDTSRLSKITKPGDFSNQLLAPGGKGSWGSWGKGSSGGTGAKSTGEQDQGRPATSTLNRFSALQQSGQSSSSSSSLDSDRRVPQRNSSSRDRGDRDRNDRDRDRNDRDRDRFDRFDSRREDRDRGLDRPRQAITKRSFSRENEERRGGDSRGPPDSVRRVSSMTENRDRGSRERDRSKDTVKPVSAPVPPPPAPAKPAMSEEELDKKSKSIIEEYLHINDMKEAVQCVQELNSASLLFVFVRNGVESTLERSTIAREHVGLLFQKLVSARILLPEQYYKGLQEILEIADDMAIDIPHIWLYLAEIITPMLQEGGIPMGQLFSEVSKPLLPMGKAAILLVDILNLLCKGLSHKKAGAMWLEAGLRWKDFLPEDEDVNKFVTEQKMEFTLGEESEKPSKKELTAEELSKHLDRLLQEKANNQRIYDWVEANLDEQKMSSNQFVRALMTSVCQSAVICENPYKVDVEQINQRAKLLQKYLSDEMKELQALYALQALMVQMEQPANLLRMFFDALYDEDVIKEEAFYKWESSKDPAEQLGKGVALKSVTAFFTWLREAESESDNS; this comes from the exons ATCCCTCTCTGGCAGGGAGGGAGAGGCGGGGGGGTGGGGGGAGAGGTGCGGGCAGAGAGAACGGACGTCTCTCGCTGCACGGAGCTCCTCTCACCTCCCAGCGCTATCCTG CGGCTGCCTATTACCCTGCGACACAGCAGTACCCAGCGTCAGTCCCCGCCACGCCTGTCATGATGAATCCCGCTCAGCAGCAACCGGCTCCGCCTCCACAGCAAGCTCCGCCTCAGCAGTCGGCACCAGTCAAACCGAGAGAGCGCAAACAG ATCAGAATACGTGACCCCAACCAGGGAGGACGTGACATCACAGAGGAGATTATGTCTGGAGGGAGAACGACCTCCACACCCACTCCTCCGCAG ACTGTTGGTCTAGAGGCGGGAGGTCCTGTCCAGACCAATGGTGAAAGTGTTCCGTCTGTTGCTGTTAGAGCTG ATGATCAAGGAAAGTCCTTGGCTCCTCCTGCAGCTGTGTCCACCCCTCCTCCATCAAAGACACCAGAGCAAGCCCCCGCTGCACCTTCAGCCGCCGACTCTAAACCTGTGTCGGAGGTCAGACCTGTTTCACCTTTGAGCAAGATTCCCATTCCTCCAGCAGAGGAACCTGCGCTATCCCCCGCACTCCCACCTTCTCCTTCTCCTTCTccttctccttctcctcctcccgCAAACAATCCCCAACCTTCAGAGCCTCAAACTAGCGACAGTGTGGATGCTCCAGTGCTCCCTGATGCCCCTGTCCAACAGAAGGAGCCCGTGGACACTTCCCCTCTTGAGGAGCCAACTTTTACTGGGGTTGCAAAAGAGGAGCCCGAGGTAGCCAAGGAGAAAGAGTTAGAACCTGTAGCTGAAACAGAGGCCGTATCTGACTCTAGCCCGGCTGCCATCACCTCCATCCCCGTGGAGACTTCTCCTGCTGTAGCTAATGACGGTGATGATGCTTCTGGGGACCCCATCCCTGTAACCACGGCAACACCCGTTCCAGAACCGGTCATTGATGAGCCAAAGGAACAGCCTTTGCTTAACGGTTTGCCTCAGGATTCTGCAGAGGCTCCAGATGTGAAGCCAGAGAGCTCCACTAATCCAGTTGCTGAACAAGCAGTTCCTCAGGTCCAGCAGAGCTGCCTTACGGCTGTGAAAGCACCTGTGGAGGAAACAGAAAAGGAGAAAGTAGAGGAGATGCCCGCCCCTGTAGCAGTCTGCCCTGTTGAGGAAACGACTATGCAAG CTGCCGTGACAACAGTgccaaagaagaaaaagaagatcAAGGATCTGAATAACAAAGGTTTTGGAGATGTCCTAGATGCCTTCAAAGAG CCAGAGGAGAAAAAGCCTGCTCCTGAGCCAGAGGTTGCTCAGAAAGAACCCTCCCCGGCGCCAACCCCTACCCCACCAGCTGAAGAGTTGGAAGAAACATGGGAGGAGAAGGAGGACAAGCTGGACACAGAAAATATTGAGCCTGATGCGTCAAAACCTGTGGAACAGAAATATCAATATAAAGAAG AGCAATGGAAGCCCATCAACCCAGAAGAGAAGAAACGATATGATCGAGAGTTCCTGCTTGGCTTCCAGTTCATTAGTGCAAGCATGCACAAGCCAGAGGGTTTGCCGCACATCAGCGATGTTGTCTTGGACAAG GCAAATAAAACCCCTTTGCGGCCGCTGGATCCCAGGAGTCTGATGAACTGTGGGCCCGATTTCACACCTTCATATGCTAACTTAGGTAGACAGTCATCCGGAGGAGGAGGGCGAGGACCG TCTGCACGACGCCCTCAGCCGGGTCGAGGCAAAGACCAAATCAATCGCAACCCCAAGATCATCACCAGCGTGTCTATTAAAGACAATGTGGAACTCAACCAGGCTGAGAACGCTTGGACGCCTTCGGTCAAGAAGCAAGCCCGAAGCCGTGGAgtagaggaggaggaagatgaCGCTGAGGCTGCAAAAACACAAGAGCTGTTCCGCCGCGTGCGCAGTGTCCTTAACAAGCTCACGCCGCAGATGTTCCAGCAACTGATGAAGCAGGTGACGGAGCTCAGCATAGACACAGAAGAGAGGCTCAAGGGTGTCATTGACCTCATCTTTGAGAAAGCCATCTCTGAACCCAACTTCTCTGTAGCTTATGCCAACATGTGCCGCTGCCTTATGGGG CTTAAAGTCCCCACTTCAGACAAACCGGGAGTCACTGTGAATTTCCGTAAACTACTGCTCAATCGTTGTCAAAAAGAGTTTGAAAAGGACAAGGATGATGACGTGATCTTTGAGCAAAAACAGAAGGAGCTGGATGCTTCCACGGAG gAAGAGGAGCGTCAGCGCCTAAATGAGGAGCTGGTAGAAGCCAAGGACAAGGCACGTAGGCGGTCGCTCGGAAATATCAAGTTCATCGGAGAGTTGTTCAAGCTGAAAATGCTGACAGAGCCCATCATGCATGACTGCATTGTCAAGCTCTTGAAGAACCATGATGAGGAGAGCTTAGAGTGCCTTTGCCGGCTGCTGTCCACCATTGGCAAAGACCTAGACTTTGAGAAGGCCAAG CCTCGTATGGATCAGTACTTCCACCAGATGGAGAAGATCATTAAAGAGAGGAAGACGTCTTCTAGAATCCGCTTCATGCTACAGGATGTATTAGACCTCCGAAAG AACAACTGGGTGCCCAGGAGAGGAGATCTGGGTCCCAAGACCATTGATCAGATCCACAAAGAAGCTGAGTTGGAAGAACACAGAGAGCAAATCAAAGTCCAACAACAGCTGCTTTCCAAGAAAGACTCTAGTCAGGGTCGAGGGGGCCGTGGTGGGCCGCACTCCTCTGGGGGCCGCGGTAGCCAGACCCAAGATGAGGGCTGGAACATTGTGCCTATTTCTACTAAGAACAGACCGATTGACACCAGCCGCCTCAGTAAAATTACTAAG CCTGGAGATTTCAGCAACCAGCTGCTGGCCCCAGGAGGAAAGGGTTCATGGGGTAGCTGGGGCAAAGGGAGCAGTGGAGGCACAGGAGCCAAGTCCACTGGAGAGCAAG ACCAGGGGAGACCTGCCACTAGCACACTCAACCGCTTCTCTGCATTGCAGCAGTCTGGACAATCTtcttcatcctcatcctcaCTTGACTCTGATCGTAGAGTGCCTCAAAG AAACAGCTCCAGTAGGGACCGTGGTGACAGAGATCGCAATGACCGAGACAGAGATCGCAATGACCGAGACAGAGATCGCTTTGACCGATTTGATAGCAGGCGGGAAGATCGGGACCGAGGCCTAGACAGACCCCGTCAGGCCATCACCAAACGCAGCTTCAGCCGTGAAAATGAAGAACGCAGAGGAGGTGACAGCCGCGGACCTCCGGATTCTGTACGCCGCGTGTCCAGCATGACAGAGAACCGCGACCGAGGCAGTCGTGAGCGCGATAGAAGCAAAGACACAG TGAAGCCTGTGTCGGCTCCTGTTCCACCACCTCCTGCTCCAGCCAAACCTGCCATGAGTGAGGAAGAGCTGGACAAGAAGTCCAAATCCATAATTGAAGAGTATCTCCACATCAATGACATGAAG GAGGCAGTGCAGTGTGTGCAGGAGCTGAACAGCGCCTCTCTTCTCTTCGTGTTTGTACGGAACGGTGTGGAGTCCACGCTGGAGCGCAGCACCATCGCTAGAGAGCATGTGGGCCTGTTGTTTCAGAAGCTTGTTAGTGCTAGAATACTACTACCTGAGCAGTACTACAAGGG ACTTCAGGAGATTCTGGAGATAGCAGATGATATGGCCATTGACATTCCTCACATTTGGCTCTACTTGGCTGAGATCATCACACCCATGTTGCAAGAGGGTGGCATTCCCATGGGCCAGCTTTTCAG TGAAGTGTCCAAACCTCTACTGCCAATGGGCAAAGCAGCAATCTTGCTTGTTGACATACTTAACCTTCTCTGCAAAGGGCTG AGTCACAAAAAGGCTGGAGCGATGTGGTTGGAGGCAGGACTCAGGTGGAAAGACTTTCTGCCTGAAGATGAGGATGTCAATAAGTTTGTTACAGAGCAG AAAATGGAGTTCACTCTGGGTGAGGAATCTGAGAAGCCCAGTAAGAAAGAACTGACTGCTGAGGAGCTGAGTAAACATTTGGACAGGTTGTTACAGGAAAAAGCCAACAACCAGAGGATCTATGACTGGGTagag GCCAACCTAGATGAGCAGAAGATGAGCTCCAATCAGTTTGTGCGGGCCTTGATGACATCTGTGTGTCAGTCTGCCGTTATAT GTGAGAACCCCTACAAGGTGGATGTAGAGCAGATTAACCAAAGGGCCAAGCTGCTGCAGAAGTACCTCTCTGATGAAATGAAGGAGCTGCAGGCACTCTACGCTCTCCAGGCTCTCATGGTGCAGATGGAGCAGCCGGCCA ATTTACTGCGTATGTTTTTCGACGCGCTGTACGATGAGGACGTGATCAAAGAGGAAGCCTTCTACAAATGGGAGTCCAGCAAAGACCCGGCGGAGCAGCTGGGAAAGGGTGTGGCCCTGAAGTCTGTCACTGCCTTCTTCACTTGGTTACGGGAGGCTGAGTCCGAATCTGACAACAGCTAA